Proteins from one Cicer arietinum cultivar CDC Frontier isolate Library 1 chromosome 3, Cicar.CDCFrontier_v2.0, whole genome shotgun sequence genomic window:
- the LOC101497278 gene encoding large ribosomal subunit protein P1z isoform X2 — protein sequence MLIGETACSYALLILEDDKIPATADKITTLLKSAKVEVESFWPSLFAKLDEKKNIRDLISSAAGAAAAAPAAEEKKKEEPAEESDDDMGFSLFD from the exons ATGTTGATTGGAGAGACTGCTTGCTCCTACGCACTTCTCATCCTTGAAGATGATAAAATCCCCGCAACT GCTGACAAAATCACCACTTTGTTGAAAAGTGCAAAAGTAGAAGTAGAATCGTTTTGGCCCAGCTTATTTGCCAAGCTTGATGAGAAGAAAAATATTAGGGATTTGATTTCTAGTGCTGCTGGCG CCGCTGCCGCTGCTCCAGCAGCTGAGGAGAAGAAGAAG GAAGAACCAGCAGAAGAGAGTGACGATGACATGGGCTTTAGCTTGTTTGATTAG
- the LOC101497278 gene encoding large ribosomal subunit protein P1z isoform X1 encodes MLIGETACSYALLILEDDKIPATADKITTLLKSAKVEVESFWPSLFAKLDEKKNIRDLISSAAGGAAPAAAAASAAAAASAAAAAPAAAASRCRCSSS; translated from the exons ATGTTGATTGGAGAGACTGCTTGCTCCTACGCACTTCTCATCCTTGAAGATGATAAAATCCCCGCAACT GCTGACAAAATCACCACTTTGTTGAAAAGTGCAAAAGTAGAAGTAGAATCGTTTTGGCCCAGCTTATTTGCCAAGCTTGATGAGAAGAAAAATATTAGGGATTTGATTTCTAGTGCTGCTGGCGGTGCAGCTCCAGCCGCTGCCGCAGCCTCAGCCGCTGCCGCAGCCTCAGCCGCTGCCGCAGCCCCAGCCGCTGCCGCCAGCCGCTGCCGCTGCTCCAGCAGCTGA